The genomic window AGGTGCTTCGGTCTGTATGTGATCTCAGCCTTGATTCCAGCTTTTGCTATCTCTTCCTTTATCTTCGGTATAACGAACTTTTTAAGGTAAACCTCCAGGTCCTCTAAGGACTGGCTTACAAAGCTCCTAACCCTTTCATACTCCTTTGGATATAAATACTTAAAGGACAGGTCTTCTAAGTTCCTCTTTATCTCCCATATACCCAGCCTATGGGCTATGGGCGCGTAGACCTCTAGGGTTTCCTCCGCTATGCGTACCCTCTTGTCCCTGCGAAGGTAGTGGAGTGTTCTCATATTGTGAAGTCTGTCTGCAAGTTTAACTATTACTACCCTTATGTCTTTGGCAGTGGCAAGGATTAACTTTCTGAAGTTCTCAGCCTGAGCCTCCTTCAGGTTTTTAAACCTTATCTTGCCTATTTTGGTAACACCCTCTACTATATCCGCCACATCTTTACCGAAGAGTTTCTCCACCTCCTCATAGGTGGCATCCGTATCCTCTAAAACATCATGGAGAAGCCCAGCCACTACGGTCGTGGCATCCATATTCAGTTCTGCAAGTATCCTTGCTACGTGTAGAGGATGGGTAACGTAAGGCTCTCCTGACTTCCTTAACTGCTCCTTATGCTTTTCCGATATGTACTCGTAGGCTTGGTGTATAAGCTCCCGCTTATCGGGGTACTTTCCCTCCAGTTCCTCTAAAATTTCACCAAGCTTTAATTCTTTAACTGCCATTAGAATAAATATAAGCGCTTTTTAGGGGAGGAAAGATGCTGTTAGACAAGATTTTTGGTTTTCTTTCCAACAACGTGGGTATTGACCTGGGAACAGCAACTACGGCAGTTTACATGCAGGGTAAAGGCATAGTTATGTACGAGCCCTCTATAGTTGCCATTGATGTGAAGACAAGAAAAGTCCTTGCGGTAGGTAAGGAAGCTAAGGATATGGTGGGAAAAACGCCGGAAAATATCCAGGCTATACGCCCACTTAGGGACGGTGTTATAACCGATTTTGAGGTTACCCAGGTAATGCTTTCCTATTTCATAAAGAGGGCTTTGGGTAGCACCCTATTTAAGCCCAAGCCTCGTGTGGTGATAGGTGTACCAACCGGTATAACTCCTGTTGAAAAGAGGGCTGTTATAGATGCCGCAAAAAGCGCCGGTGCAAGAGAAGTGTTTCTCGTTGCCGAGCCTATGGCCGCAGCCATAGGAGCTGACCTGCCTGTAGATGAACCTCTGGGTAATATGGTCGTTGATATAGGCGGGGGAACAACTGAGATAGCCGTTATATCCCTCGCAGGAATCGTGGTCTCTAACTCCCTCCGTGTGGCAGGAGACGAGATGAACGAAGCTATAATCCAGTACATAAAGAGACAGTTCCACATACTGATAGGCGAACAAACTGCCGAAAGGATAAAGATAGAGCTGGGCAGTGCGGTTATGGAAGATGAAGAGAGAAGTATGGATATAAGAGGAAGAGACATGACCGGTCTTCCAAGAACCATAAAGATTACCAACCACCATATAACCGAAGCCCTTGAGGATACAATAAGCTCCATAATAAACGCCATAAGGGTAACCCTTGAGAGGACGCCTCCAGAGCTTGCAGCGGATATAGCCGATAGGGGTATAGTGTTAGCTGGAGGGGGGTCCCTCCTGAAGAATATGGACAAGAGGATACAGCTTGAGACGGGAATCAAAGCTTACTACTGCGAAGAGCCGTTAATAGCCGTGGCAAGGGGTGTGGGAAAGATACTTGATAACCTTGAGCTTATAAGCAGAATATCTATGGAATGACTGGAAAAAGATTTCACCTGCTTTCTATTCTGGTAGTCCTTCTTGGTTTGCTCCTGTTCTTTTCTGAGCTTTCCCGTTTCTCTTATGTGAGAGCTTTCGTGAAGGTTACAAACATGTTGATATCACCTGTTATTGAATTTAAGGAGCAAACTACCGCTGAACTCAAGGAAGAACTCAGCGCATACCTTTACTTTGTTGAAGCGGAAAAAGAGAATATCAAGCTGAGGAGAAGGCTTAACTCCCTGCTTCTCACCGAGAAGGAGCTAGACGCCTGTCTGTCTGAACTTGAAAGTGTAAGCAGAAAGCTCAGGGCTTCCACTAACTTTAAAAGGCTCAACTACGCTGTATCAAGAGTCATATACTATGACCCTTCGGGTTTTGACCTATTTATAGTTATTGAGGGTGGTGAGGATAAGGGATACAGTGAAGGTGACTTGGTTGTCACTGAAAATAAAGTCGTTGGCATCGTTGAAACCGTTTATGGTTCCACAAGCAGGGTGATAACCCCCTTCAATGAAAAGTTCTCCACCTCTGCAGTGGTGGGTGCCTCTCCCAAGAAATACATATACAAGGGAGGATACCCAAACGGAAACTTACTCCACGTGAACGTTGAGGACGACGTTGCTCCTGAAAAGGATGTATATATGGTAGATATAAAGGAGGTTCTCCCTCCCTTCCTTATAGGGAAGGTTGTAAAAGTTGAACGGGGAAGGGACCCCTTCTTTAAAGAGGTTAAAGTTAAACCTGAGATTGACCCCAGGGCAGAGGAGTATGTGTTCGTAGTTAGGAGGAAACATTGAGATACACGGCTCTATTCTTAGTGCTTCTTTTCTTTGAAGCTGCAGTTCTCCAGACCCTTTTCAAACCTGGATTTATAGCCCCAGACCTGGTTCTAATAGCTTTAATATCAAGGGCTTATCTTCTTGGACGCTCAACTGTCCTATGGGCTGTATTTGGAGGTACAGTCCTTGACCTTATGACTGATACCGTAGGACTCCATATGTCCCTTGAAACTCTGTCTGTTTATATATTCCTGCTTATACATGAGAGACTCCTTTTCCGTACCGTACTGACCTACATAGTTCCAGGGACAGGTGTACTTCTACTTAAAAAGTCTCTCGCTTTCCTAATAATGAGGAGCAAGTTCTCCTTTGAACTGTCTCCAGAAGCATTTTTCCTGTCATGGCTTTTTGAGGTAGGTTTGCTATTTTCCATATACTATCTGTATATCAGAAGATATGAACAGGCGTAAGTTTATACTCCTATTAAGCTTCTTTGTTGGTATATTCCTGTTGATCTTCAGCAGGCTCTTTCAAGTTCAGGTTCTAAAGAGAGAAAGGTACAGAGAACTGTCAAAGAGGAATTATCTGCGTGTAAGAAACCTGTACCCCCCCAGGGGAGACATATACGATAGAAACGGAGAGAAGTTAGCCTATGATGAGCCAAGGTACGTTCTCAGTCTGGACTATAACCGGTTGAATAAGGAAGAGCTAAAGAAACTTGAAATCTCCCTTAAAGAAACCTTTGGGATTGAACTAAGTAAGGTGATTGAAGAGCAGAAAAGCGGTATTGAACCGATAAGACTTAAGGAAAACCTGACCCAGGAGGAGCTTGACCTTTACTACTCCAACGCGTACAGGCTCCCTGGTGTATTTATTGAAACTGTGCCTAAGAGGGTTTACCCCTTTGGGAAAAAACTCTGCCACGTCATCGGATACGTGGGCTACCCTTCAAAAGAGGAACTAAACAAGTATGGAGACAAGATAGCCCCAAAAAGCTTTGTAGGTCAGCTTGGAATTGAGAAGAGTATGGATGATGTCCTCTTGGGAGAGCTTGGCAGGGAAGAGGTCATGATAAATGCCGTTGGAAAGGTCTTGAAGACCCTTAACAGGAAAGAACCCAAAAAGGGAAAAAGCCTAATTCTCACCATAGACATGAGGATGCAGAGTATCGTAGAGGACGTTTTTTACGAATCAGGACAGCCTGCAGGAGCGGTTGTTCTGATGAATGCAAAAACTGGCGAGATTCTCGCCTTGGCAAGCTTCCCCGGATACGACCCGAATAGGGTATACGACGAGTGGGAGAAGCTTAGTAAAAACAAGTTAAATCCCATGTTCAACAGGGCAACCAGTGGAAGGTACCCCCCTGCCTCGGTCCTAAAGGTAGCTGTATCTTACGCCATACTTGAAACCAAAACCGCCTCTCCCTGGGAGAAAGTTTTATGCACCGGTAGCTTTTATCTTGGGAATAGGAGGTTTTTTTGCTGGGACATATACGGGCACGGCTCTGTAAACATGATTAAGGCTCTGCAGGATTCCTGTGATGTTTATTACTACACTTTCGGGTACGACCTTGGTCCTTCAATGATAATAAGCTATGCCAGAAAGTTCGGTTACGGAGAGGATATACCCCTTGAAATACCTGTTAAAAGAGGGTTCCTACCCACACCGGAGTGGAAACAGAGACGTCTCGGAGAGCCGTGGTACGATGGGGATACAGTTAACCTAAGCATAGGGCAGGGTTATATGCTTTCAACCCTGATGGAGCAGACCCTTATGATGATGGGGATAGTGAACAATGGCGTGATATATCAGCCAACGCTCATAAGGGAGATAAGAGACCCTTCAGGTAAAATCGTGTGGAAGAATACGAGAAAGGTGTGGAAGGTTGTAAAGGGGAAGCAGGAGTACTTTGCGCTGATAAGGAGAGGTCTCAGAGAAGCTGTTAAAAGGGGGACAGGATACGGAGCTTTCTCAACCATTGTGGA from Hydrogenivirga caldilitoris includes these protein-coding regions:
- a CDS encoding rod shape-determining protein; translation: MLLDKIFGFLSNNVGIDLGTATTAVYMQGKGIVMYEPSIVAIDVKTRKVLAVGKEAKDMVGKTPENIQAIRPLRDGVITDFEVTQVMLSYFIKRALGSTLFKPKPRVVIGVPTGITPVEKRAVIDAAKSAGAREVFLVAEPMAAAIGADLPVDEPLGNMVVDIGGGTTEIAVISLAGIVVSNSLRVAGDEMNEAIIQYIKRQFHILIGEQTAERIKIELGSAVMEDEERSMDIRGRDMTGLPRTIKITNHHITEALEDTISSIINAIRVTLERTPPELAADIADRGIVLAGGGSLLKNMDKRIQLETGIKAYYCEEPLIAVARGVGKILDNLELISRISME
- the mreC gene encoding rod shape-determining protein MreC, with protein sequence MTGKRFHLLSILVVLLGLLLFFSELSRFSYVRAFVKVTNMLISPVIEFKEQTTAELKEELSAYLYFVEAEKENIKLRRRLNSLLLTEKELDACLSELESVSRKLRASTNFKRLNYAVSRVIYYDPSGFDLFIVIEGGEDKGYSEGDLVVTENKVVGIVETVYGSTSRVITPFNEKFSTSAVVGASPKKYIYKGGYPNGNLLHVNVEDDVAPEKDVYMVDIKEVLPPFLIGKVVKVERGRDPFFKEVKVKPEIDPRAEEYVFVVRRKH
- the mrdA gene encoding penicillin-binding protein 2; translated protein: MNRRKFILLLSFFVGIFLLIFSRLFQVQVLKRERYRELSKRNYLRVRNLYPPRGDIYDRNGEKLAYDEPRYVLSLDYNRLNKEELKKLEISLKETFGIELSKVIEEQKSGIEPIRLKENLTQEELDLYYSNAYRLPGVFIETVPKRVYPFGKKLCHVIGYVGYPSKEELNKYGDKIAPKSFVGQLGIEKSMDDVLLGELGREEVMINAVGKVLKTLNRKEPKKGKSLILTIDMRMQSIVEDVFYESGQPAGAVVLMNAKTGEILALASFPGYDPNRVYDEWEKLSKNKLNPMFNRATSGRYPPASVLKVAVSYAILETKTASPWEKVLCTGSFYLGNRRFFCWDIYGHGSVNMIKALQDSCDVYYYTFGYDLGPSMIISYARKFGYGEDIPLEIPVKRGFLPTPEWKQRRLGEPWYDGDTVNLSIGQGYMLSTLMEQTLMMMGIVNNGVIYQPTLIREIRDPSGKIVWKNTRKVWKVVKGKQEYFALIRRGLREAVKRGTGYGAFSTIVDIAGKTGTAQVAFIQRGRRKRTLPWKLRDHAWFIGFAPYRDPLFVIGVLVEHGESGGRVAAPIAKRIMERIYIEKLNKEL
- the mreD gene encoding rod shape-determining protein MreD yields the protein MRYTALFLVLLFFEAAVLQTLFKPGFIAPDLVLIALISRAYLLGRSTVLWAVFGGTVLDLMTDTVGLHMSLETLSVYIFLLIHERLLFRTVLTYIVPGTGVLLLKKSLAFLIMRSKFSFELSPEAFFLSWLFEVGLLFSIYYLYIRRYEQA